In Harpia harpyja isolate bHarHar1 chromosome W, bHarHar1 primary haplotype, whole genome shotgun sequence, the sequence atcgtgcacaccgtcgggcctaattgtgcaggttaagtacatattctacatacatattcactagatttctgagaaatgttatacatattcattagttttctgggaaactattagcatatgcaaatgtcctttacacaggcgcattgaaggtctctggtggtcttcaggagtcctctggtggtcttccatagtcttcctcacttgtccgctatttgaccctcctcaggtgattctgcgcagtatggtcctttacatgttttgatacctcagtgtttgttagtgctcctattatctaagttttcattagtagtttagaaccatatggctagtttaagctaaattatctacaaggacgagaacaaaggcaggagttgttatcttttccggccctatctattcaagcaaggcctctacttgtgccttcttaacaagatcgtaagttcatcaaacatttaattaagttttgtgatcgctcatggttccttcttgctcatcattcccaagtgccagtctctgacaggcttaatccttgacaaacaccagtccttggtatgtaaagttacagagagacaatcattaagcaataagcagttcgttctctatatcaatccccccttttctttaaacctttgcaaattcttttgcaactATAGGATTCCACTACTTCCGAGAGACCGTGTAAAGTATTTTCCGGTTTCTACTTGATGTCTGATTTTATTTCGTTTCCAACTTTCGTAATTTTCTACCGTGCTCTGACAACACCacacaaaacacttaagcataatGCAGACCATCATTcctaaagtcattaaaattataaccataataaaaatttgctttagctATCCAAAATTTGGCAGCCAGGATGTTAGTTTGTCCCACAATTCTTTAAATCCCCATGAGAGGTCATCCTTTGTTATCTCATGTAacattttggtctgtttccaaatttcttctaagtcgGTGGAGATTCTTCCACTTTGATCTATATACATGCAACAACTCGTatttataactgtgcatactcCACTCTGAGAGGTcaataatagatctaatgccattctattttgttgtacaatttgagataaactggatatTTCTAATTGTTGGGCTCTTATTGCATCAATTGTTTTATTCTCAAGGTTTTCTATTACTGCCGAAATgttaactatggctttttctaaCTCACTCACTCCCAACCATGGAAGAAACCATCGGACAAAACTATGAAAGGCAGTAGGCCTCCTTACTAAAGGATTCTCAACATCTCGTCTAATCTTTCGAAAGTGTGTTCGCACCcatccttttggtggagaactgtgtatagtcatattTGGAACCACTGCTCCCAAAGTACATGTTCccatccaattctttggtaaaactttccgggcagtgtcattgcatagccagtaccatccttttccttccggcactggccatgctgtagtattaacAGAAGTTGAAGTTCTAATATCTATAGTTTTGTTACAAACTGTATGATTCCCTACATATGTCCCATTAACACAGTCAATTTTTCCAAGTCCTCTAGGTGGATTACATCTCTGTACACACGTACAATAAGGCTCCTGGGCCTcaggactagttatttctaatttcCAGACTTCGTCATTGTcagtataccatgtggtactttcccaaagatTGGTCCAGGAGTGATTTCTTGGTATCGGAATACCAATTAGCAAGAttcctttttccccatgttttggcatgtgagtacatatccaacagtcagttctgttcaggatttgggaaacattttgtgtcaaggaaaaatgtgagttCAAGTTCCATCGAGCTTCATTTGAACCGAGTAATAACTCTGTTACCATCATGATCTGGAGAATCGCAGACCTGTGGGTCCTGTAGGGATGGCCGTCCATGGTCTCTCAGGTGCTCTCTTTACTCTTGAATAGTGAATCCAGGCCGGCTGTTCCTTGATCTTAATGGCGGTGAAGGTCGTCAGCAACACTTGATAGGGTCCgtcccatttctcctccagaggttgtcctgaaaaaatctttacatatacataatcacCCGGTTTAAAGGGATGGATTGGTTGATCTAACCCTCTAGCTCTGGTTCCTAAAACTTGTTTATCTATATTTTCCAACTGCTTCTGGAGGGATACCATGTAGTCACACAAATACCCTGCACCCAGTTGGGTTAAATCTTCTCCTGTAAATTGAAATTGATATGGTCtcccatacaatatttcaaagggacttaaattttcctttgtttttggttTCACTCTCATTCTAAGCAATGCCAGGGGAAGAGATTGGGGCCAAGTTAGATTAGTCTCCTGACCTATTTTTGCTATCTGTTgcttaattaaatgattcatcttTTCAACTTGCCCACTTGCTTGAGGTCTATGTGGGGTATGTAACTGCCAGTCTATCCTTAACGTTTGGCTcacctgctgtactactttggcacaaaaatgagaaCCTCGATCAgaagatattgttgctggaattccgaaacgaggaatgatttcattcaacaatatcttagttacttctcttgctttgtttgttcggcaggggaaagcctctggccagcctgaaaatgtgtcagtcatgactaacaagtatcggtaccccccttttcttgggagttccgaaaaatcaatttgccactgttgtcctggataattTCCTTTGCCAATTATCCCCAACTTTACTTTATTCGCTACATTAGGGTTATTacgtaaacaaatttcacactgttgagatatttgtttcaccattgtatacagattgcgtcctattaatttctgatttaggCTTTTGTATAGGGCATCTGCTCCCCAATGCGTCTTATTatgttcagttaaaactgttgtccatattaaattggatggtatTACTATACGATTATCTGCTAAATGAACCCATCCATCTGACTCTACTTTACCATCcagatcttcaattaattttaggtCTTCCTTCGAATAATTTGGTTTctgatttgtacttacagtttggattttaccgtCTGGTATTAAGGATAATGTCTCTGCTTCCACTTCTTCCGCCACCCGCCTAGCCTCATAATCTGCTAGTCGATTTCCAATTTctgaatctgtgtttcctttttggtgtcctcgacaatgcatgatagctaccttttctggttgctttacgGCTTCTAATagttttaagatttcttctgcatgttttatttgctttccttgagcagttagcaatccTCGTTCCTTCCAAATTGCACCGTGAGCGTGAACTACTCcgaatgcatatttagaatctgtccaaatgtttatctttttcccttttgccaattccaatgcTCGGGTAAGGGCAATTATCTCCGCCTTTTGGGCTGAAGTTCCGGAAGGCAATGACTTAGATTCAATtacctgttgggtggttgtgattgcatatcctgctttacgttgtccctgttttataaaactactcccgtcggtataccaggagttttcagcatcctccagaggttcttctttgaggtctggtcgactggaatatatagcttctactgtttctatgCAGTCATGTGTCACTGGTTCATCCAAAGTtccactaagaaaagaggctggattgacaatgttagtaactacaatttctacatcatcttgttctactaacactgcttggtactttaagaatctctggggtgagagccaatggcttcctttttgttccaaaccCGCTGAAACTGTATGGGAGACTAACACcgttattttctgtcccatggtaaactttcgggcctcttgaatattgataacaactgctgcAACAGCTCGAAGGCAGccaggccatcctttgcttacctcgtccagttgtttggagaaataagctacagctcgtttatagggaccaagtctttgtgctagtactcccAAAGCTATTCCTTGTCtctcatgagaaaacagccaaaacgGTTTTGAAATATCTGGcagtcccagagcaggagctctcattagTTCTTGTTTGAGTTGCTTAAATGCGTTTCGTGCTTCTCCAGTCCAAGTTAATTTTGACTGGTCTCTCTTTATCAATTCATATAATGGCTTTACCAATAATCCGTAATTATATATCCAAAGGCGACACcaacctgtcattcccagaaaggtCCGCAGCTCTTTTACCGTTTGGGGTTCCGGGGTTcggcaaatggcttcttttcgCTCGGTCCCGAGCTCCCGTTGTCCTCCCGAGATTTCAAGTCCCAGGTAGGTCACACGCTGTCGAACCAGCTGggctttctgttgagagactcgatatccacttaaacccaaaaaattaagaagattcacagtccatcgaatacagctttccctggtttcagtagctattaagagatcatccacatattgtaacAAGATTCCTTCATTGTCTGGAGGTACCCAAGTTTCAAGCTCTTtcgccaattgatttccaaagatagtggggctattcttaaagccttgaggtaATACTGTCCACGTTAGCTGAGTTCCTCTTCCGGATTCAGGattctcccattcaaaagcaaacaaattctgactttctgcGGCTAAGGTCAGGcagaagaaggcatccttcaaatctagcatggtaaaccaaacttggttatcttttagttttgttaacaaagtatatggATTTGcgactactggatgtatatcttcagtaatcttatttaTGGCTCTCAGATCTTGGACCAACCTATAGCTTTTCCCGTCTGCCTTTTTAATTGGTAGTATAGGTGTATTATATTCTGATTCACACTCAATCAATATTCCATATTGTAGAAACTTGTCAATTATTTCCTTGATCCCCTTCCTATCATCTATTTTCAGGGGATATTGCTTAACTTTGACAGGTTCTTCTCCTGGTATCAGCTTAATTACTATAggggctgcatttttagcttttcctggAACCTCAgaggcccagactccaggatatACTTGATCAACAATTTCCGGAGGTACTTCAAATTTTGGTTCAGCTTGTATTAATGCCaggcttaaaatgttaattagctggtcttccttgatttttaattccatttttcctttttcaaaaacaatttctgcttccaattgttctagcaaatcGCGGCCTAACAAGGATTTTGGAGATCCGGGCAAAAACAGAAATTTGTGTATTCCTATTTGTTTACccaatttatatttaagcggttttaggaaataagcctttttctgctggccagtagctcccaCTACAGTCACAAGTTCTTCATCCTCCGGTATCAACctttgatttaacactgaataggacgctcccgtatctacaagaaaatccacctctcgttctattttccctagcttaactttaaccagtggatccgctagggtggattcccccggtccccctcatTGACCAGAGGTAACATCGGCTACAACAGCTCGTGCTCCACTTAGCTtaggacattgtcctttccaatggcctatttctttacaataagcacattgatcCGATCTTAAGGGCTGGCGTGAGCCTCCCCTCCTTCTAATTCCCCGACCCCTCCCACAAAGGGGGTTGTCCTGCTTTCCCAGCGCAGCTACAGTAGCTGCATCAATAGCTTTTCCCAGTTTTCGTCTCTCATCCCCCTCTCTGTTTCGATACGTTCTCCAAGCTTCCTCTATCAACTTCTCTAAGTCCCTTATCTCAGGCTCTTTTAGTTTCTGAAGCTTTCGTCTTATATCTTCTGAAGATTGTCCTAGAAACAAAGAGACTAACTGTTGTTTTCCTACTTCAGATAAGGGATCTAAGGTAGTAAATTTCCACATAGCTGCTCTTAACCGatcaagaaactctgtgggagtttcagtctgaccttgttttactgcaTACAGACTTGACCAATTAACTGCTTTTGGTATCGCATTTTCAATACTGATctttatccattcttgatatttttcaaCAATCGGTAATCACTGTCATCATTAgggtcccatctggggtgccagattgattcaaagaaactaactcaatagtttgattaactattaagtaggtattctttattggcagcgctggatgcacgggggatcgttccacctatcgtgcacaccgtcgggcctaattgtgcaggttaagtacatattctacatacatattcactagatttctgagaaatgttatacatattcattagttttctgggaaactattagcatatgcaaatgtcctttacacaggcgcattgaaggtctctggtggtcttcaggagtcctctggtggtcttccatagtcttcctcacttgtccgctatttgaccctcctcaggtgattctgcgcagtatggtcctttacatgttttgatacctcagtgtttgttagtgctcctattatctaagttttcattagtagtttagaaccatatggctagtttaagctaaattatctacaaggacgagaacaaaggcaggagttgttatcttttccggccctatctattcaagcaaggcctctacttgtgccttcttaacaagatcgtaagttcatcaaacatttaattaagttttgtgatcgctcatggttccttcttgctcatcactcccaagtgccagtctctgacaggcttaatccttgacaaacaccagtccttggtatgtaaagttacagagagacaatcattaagcaataagcagttcgttctctatatcagtTCAGTTGCTTGAAGCATTTCACAGCATGCCTGCATGGTTTGTGGAAACACAACACAGGTACAGGGATGAGCTGCCAGGGAAAGTGGATGGTGTACTGGTGTACTCTTCCTCAGCAGGACTGCTGCTCCTCTACTGAAATATTGAACAATGTGCACtgtcatcagcttttttttttaaatgcagtgacCATGCATGAACTTTGGAGGACATTTTAACACTAAACAAAATCAAATTATATTTGTAAAATGATGATCAGGATGGCCAAGGAGAATCTTGTGAGAAACTAGGAGGCATAGTTGGCAAAGGTTTGAGAGGCAGCTTCAGGGTTGCTCttgtttctgtttaatatttgtgttgcctcaagccttcaaaagactgattaacaaataaggcggcagtgatagcttaaagaaaaaaaccctaaaacatgagaagtgtagtatgcttgctattcaaggactgtttagattatgtgtactcaaggtaaagcttatctagtttaagactgcttacaatagaggatgcttaaggagtgtttggataatagtcaaggcaccagataacAGACATTTCAGAGTTACAGACTTGCTAAtcaaggacatacatcctccttcgaggggttggcaagagaaacaaagaccctggtgtcctcagatgatgcatgaccataaaaggacaaaaggagtaggggtattcttccccaaacgaccaccaaagaccaccagagaccccccGCGCAGgcatagaagactctgggatgattgctcaagagaacaacatgtcatgcttgctcaacataacgaatatgcaatagttaggtggaacatatgtattagataggtgtggtgttttaactgtagtgtctAAGTacggactgaaaacctcagtaggtgtgcttgatttgtggaaatcttccaccttgcaccctgtgcagaataaagcaatgtctcctctctaaacatactttgtgtgtttcgggagttactttctgatcaggtaacattTGGATTCATTCCTGTAGCACCCAAACATCATCGAGGTGGGCCTCACCATGCAGGGGTTGCGCAGGCACATCCCTAAGCACCTCCTTGGCTCCAGGACCCTGAGGAGGCACAAAGGAGGTGCTGCAGACAGTGCCATACATGGGGCCTTGCTGCAGGCCTCGCACCTCACGCACGGCTCCCACAGTCTCAGCAGCAAGAGCGGCAGATTCCCGGCCCGATGGAAGAGGGGAGCCCTTGGGCGCAGGGAGTCCGGTGTCTGGGGCCGGCGGTAGCTCCGAGCGCTCGTTGCACGGATGAGAGCGAAAGGGGGCGGCAGGGCACAGGGCCGGCGCGACTGCCTTTTCCCCTGGCCCTCGGCGCTGCCGGGCGGTGGAAGGAGGGAaggcgggaggaggagagagggaggagagagggaggtaaCCGAGCCTGACTGAACTGAGGCGCTCAGCTGCCAACACTcacactgcctgctgctgctgcagtgctgctccgGGACTCCAGAcaagagggggagagggaaggagaggaaaagcgagaagcaggaaaggagacagaagatCACTAGAAGGGGGAAAtctgagagaggagggaagagcagagaggggagagaaggaacCCTCCTCCCCAGAGAAGACTTTCCATGTAGCTGGGGACAGAGGGGGAAGACTGGAGCTCAGAACCCGTGATAAAAGCTTTCCAAGCAAGTTGAGCAATTTACTTAATCCCCgaagagcagagggaggaggagagatcaATAATCATAATTGCTGATCATAATCATTATTCCCAGCCCCTCATAATTTAACCCCCAGACAGTTCAATGCACTATTCCAAGCTCTTCCTAGTTTCCTCCTCGGGATAACTTCGGAGGACTTTGCCGTCGGGTTCGCCTGGAGGTCAGCCTCGGAAGAAGGAAGTTTTGTGGGGGTTCTGCGCAGAGAAGATGGACTGGAACCgccgctgctgctggggaggcGGAGGCGGTGGGGACCTTCTCTGCCGGCTCACTCTGGTGCTGGGGTTTCTGCTGCCCGCCTGCAGGACGCGCCTGTACACCAACCACTGGGCTGTGCGGATAACTGGGGGGCTACCGGAGGCCAACAGGATAGCTAGCAAATACGGATACGTCAATATAGGACAGGTAACCCTCCTTCCAACTACTTCCGAGTAGGCAGCGTCGGCGCAGCCAGCCGGTGGGGTCTGCTACTCGCCTCGCGGCTCCCGCTGCCACCCCGCGCCGCCGGGGCAGGGGACGGGCAGCTGCAGGGCGGGCTCCCTGGCCCCGGCGTCGCCCTTACCACGTCgcaggccccgccgccgcggggaggccCGGAAAGCCTTCTGCCGCCCCGgcctcccgccgcggggccgggcgacTGGAAGAAGTGATGCGTGGGGGCAGGTATAAAGGAGCTGCACCGGATCGAGTCAGCTTGTGCAGTCGCAGTGCCCCCTCTGCGGCCAGGTGCGGAGCGGGGCGCGAGCTGCGGAGCCGTTCGCAGACcgaggggtgggggtggtggcCGGGAGGCCCTGCCAGGGCTCTGCTTGCCTCCTCGCGCTGGTTCCGCGgcaccaccccccgcccccctcaATCAAAATAAAAGAGGAGGTTCGCCTTTTATTGAGCGTGCGGTGTCCCCGGGAGCCAGGACGTGGCAGCTGCGGCCGTCTGCCCGCCCGGCACGGGTGGTATCTCGTCCCCCCTTTTGGCAGGGCGTGCGGAAGGGAAAGGTGACAAGGGTGGCCCTGGGGCTGCTTCCGGGCGTGCGCCGGCCGCTACAACTCGCGGCGAGCCTGGGGGCACACGGAAGCAGGGGTCCTACTGGAAAGGGGGAACATGAAGAAGGGGGCCGGGGCACTGCGGTGTGGAAGGAACCTTTGTGGGTCTACCCTGAAGGTCAGACCTGGCCAGCCTCCCTGGCAGGGCCCGTGCTCTGTCATGGCCCCCATGTTTCTGTTCCACAGTCCAATAGCCACTGCTTTCTGCTGGGTTTGTTGTGAAATGAGGGAAAAGAAGTCAGCTCTTGGATGCCAGTGCTCTTAAAGTAGAATTATACAGAACTTCCTTGATTTTTGCCTGATCAGTTAGGCAACACCTAACTGGTCAGAGTTAGGTATACATGTAACTCTGAAGAGTCCACAGATGTTTAGCTAGAAAACACCTGGAACTAGCTAGATCCAGAAAACAGTCCGTGAGAAAATTCTTGGATCCAGACAGATCCAGGAACTACAAGTGAGGAAACACCTGGTTCTCACTGGATCCAATCACACTGAAAAATTCTCTGCTGCTATAGCCTAGGCACAGTCGCTGTTAAAAACATAAGATCTCTTTTTTCTGACACATTTTCTGCCACAGTATCCTAGGCTTTCCTGACAGTTGGCCTCAAAATGTGAGCCACATATGCAGGGCTTATAAAACTGAATGCCTAAAAAATAAACAGGTCTGTTGCATGCTTGTGTGCAAATATCCAAGCACAGATCATCCAAGTGACACTTACCTGATTGTTATTTGTGTGGTAAAATGAGTTCCCACATACTGTCATGGACTCAAAAGTTTGAAGCATGTATCTCGACTGTTCCCAATTATTGCACACCTGAATTTTAACAGTTGTACAgtttatttaatataaataatttacataagaaaagctggaaaataacATTGAGGCAGTACAAAACATGGTGTATAAAGACTGAGTACCAGCTTCCCTCTTGGAGCACTTGTGCAGGTAGGCAAGGCTATTCCCATTTGGAGGCACAAAAATTCAGGAGGAAGTTTTTGTGTCAAAATTGAATCCACATCTGGAAATTGTCATTTTTATAAGATGAAGGAATCCAAGAGTAAAGTTTTCTGCattgatgtgttttatttttttcttatacatgTCTTTTGCTCAAGGtttttttgtatattcctatCTGGGCCTTTACAATGCTGAAATAAGCAAGAGTTAGCTGGTTGGAGGATTCACTTCTTCCCCTTTTGTCTTTTGCCAGGCCAGCTGGCTAATTCAGGACCTGCTTTTTTATATCTAGCACATCCAAATCTCCTGTTGGATTAAGAAAAGAATGTAGTAAGCCACTATTGTCTTCTTATGTGTCAGTGAAGTGCCATGTACCCACCTATGACATATTAATAATGGATACGTTACTGATCAGGTGTACAGATAGGAATGAGAGAAAACAGAGACTATGAATAATGAACGACTGAAAAATACATTACTAGGTATACAGATGAAAAGAAGGCATATGTGAAGGGAGTCAATACTGTTATTTAGTTATGCAGATAGGGAGAATGCAAGTAGAACAGAAATGTAAGAATGTTAAATGATGCAtgcatgagaaggaaaactgtAGTAATAATATGAACTAGACTGATGGGTGAATTCTAGTCTTCTGGCTGTTACGAACCTTAAAGCACAAGAAGCAGGCAGTGAGCATACACAAAGAAATTCCACAGAGCTTCCTGTACGTAATTTGGATTTGGAGTGCTAGATTTCATTCTGTCCTGCCAATGTAGAGCTCAGAGCTCTACTGTTGTACAGTTATTATTTGTCTTAAGAAGTTTTATACATTTGCACAGTCTTACTTAGAATTTCTTTTCATGGGTATCTTTTTAGGATGGCCAGTTTTAGTTTCTGATCATTCCTAGCAAAATCATCTCCAGATGGTATTTCTTTCTCAGCATGTTCATTAGTATGGTGGGAATTCTGATGTTTGCAGTGAATCTGTTCTTCTTTTACTCCTACCCTATCCTTATACAATTTTATCAGACTGACCTGGTCACTAGATAGGACTTAGAATTGAAGAATTCAGAGTGCATAAGATAATCAGAATGTCTATGATCTGACCATACATGGTTTAACATATAAATTATGGTTCAAAGAGTATATCACTTGTTAGAGATGGGTGAAGAGGAATAAGGCAGTTGCATTTTAGAGAAAGGAAGCTAGGAAGAGTCAGGACTGATGAGTAGGATTTGGCTGCAACAGGCTTTTTGCATAGATTTGGAAAAGAAGGGCATTATTTGACTCATAACCAAAACAGGAAGTGCAAAAGAATCTATAAGAAGGGACAAGAATTGTCTGTTTATTATTGAGAGACAattggaaataatttaaaaatctgtactTGAGTGCAAGAtgttgaaagacttttttttatctGAATACAGTATCAAAACGCTAAAAGAGAGATAACCAGTAAGCAGAATTCTGTTAGAAGCAGGACTTCCCATGCTTAATGTCTGCATATTGTAGCAGCTATGGTCAGGTAGTTAAACTTTGGTTTTGCAGATAACATCTCTTCCAGTTAAGCTGAAACATTGTGATTAGAGCTGAATATGTCAGTAAGAGCTaagctgtttgcttttgcttGAAGACGGCAATTGCATAAAAGTACACATACCTAAATAATCTGAAATAGATGACAAAAAGTGTAGTGCATTAAGCATAATATTTCtgattaaattacattaaatttgAGAGGTCATATTTAAGAAGGAAGTGCAAAAATCAAAATCAAGGTCCCACTACAGCTGACCCAAAGAACTGACTCAGTACAAATGacccagaaaaataaaggaattaaaatattctAGATAAAAGTTAATGAAATTGTGTGTAAAAAATGGAAGTCAGGTAGGGACAATTGCAAAGTTGCAAATCTGGAGGATTCTGACAACATACTTAATTGCATGATTAGAGCTGAAGGGAACAGTGGAAAAGAGGGGAGGGTTGTAGGTGTTATTCTTACCAGCTAGCTTGTCAGTTTTGAATGAGTGGAGATACAAGAAGCCATGAGAGAGAGATGTTAGGATAGTGTAGGAGTAAGGCAGTTAAGAGTAGGCAATATTTGGGTTGTGTTTGTGGAGAAATGACATTGAAATATACATTAAGTTGGTCAGTGGAGACAAGATGGTAGATACAGCAGCTGTGAATTGTAAACATCAGCCATGATCCCTTCTCTCAGTTTTTGTTATTTGGTGCATTCCTGGTAATAGACAGAATTTAGCCCTCCCTTTTGGTGCTCATGTGATTTCCAGTAAAATAATATTCAGCTGAGCCTTGAAATATCTGTAAGTCCATTTTCATTGCCATGATGATGCCAGGAAAGCTACAAAACCTGGCTGAATGATTGGACCAGTCAGTCAGAAATAGATGGATGAAAGGTATGTTAAAGGAGGCCTAGAGATCACCTGCTGCTGAGTAACTGAGTTCTGCAACTCACAGCTTCTGGTAAGCTCCTGTTGCTCTTAAATTCTCCTTGTGGTCTCTATCCCTTGTTACAACTTCCCAGAAATGTGAAGCTTCAGCTTCTCTGCTTATTGAAAAAAGGAGTTTTCCATGAACTTTTTGGAGATatggcacaaaagaaaaataattgtctgTTACTCTGTACTTCAGGCTCCATATTCTGGTTCTTGTTTCCTATGAATTGCCCCAATGTACTGCTCATTTATCCGGTTTTTTCCTTACCATTGCCAATGTGAAATTGATAGTAGACATAGAAGTTTGGTTGTCCTTCACAGATATTTGAATTCTTACAGTGAATCTAGTGAGACtatcattaattttcttcatgtatggcttgaaaaagcaaagagcagcaaCTTAGACCTATCATTATATCAACTGTTATTCAATTTCTGTTCAAAGACTCTTTTCCCCATAGAACTGAATGAAAGTTAGGTATCACAAAAATTGAGGCAGTAGATCACCTTATCAACTGAAGCAAGTGGGCAGGATATCCTTCTGAAAGTCTGTGAATTTGATTGCTCTAGTTAGTGCCACCAGTTTGGAACTTCTGACTTGAACAGTAGGGCCTGCTTGAGCTGACACTCAAATCAATAGGCCTTAAATGAAGGCCTATTAAAGGCTTTTCCCATGACTTGAAGCTTGAGTACTTAGTTACTGATAATGTAACATAACCACAGCTGCATTAAAGCTAATGGAGCAAACACAATGAAGCATCAGTCAGTATAAGC encodes:
- the LOC128136240 gene encoding uncharacterized protein LOC128136240, producing MTGWCRLWIYNYGLLVKPLYELIKRDQSKLTWTGEARNAFKQLKQELMRAPALGLPDISKPFWLFSHERQGIALGVLAQRLGPYKRAVAYFSKQLDEVSKGWPGCLRAVAAVVINIQEARKFTMGQKITVLVSHTVSAGLEQKGSHWLSPQRFLKYQAVLVEQDDVEIVVTNIVNPASFLSGTLDEPVTHDCIETVEAIYSSRPDLKEEPLEDAENSWYTDGSSFIKQGQRKAGYAITTTQQIFSGQPLEEKWDGPYQVLLTTFTAIKIKEQPAWIHYSRVKRAPERPWTAIPTGPTGLRFSRS